From the genome of Bradyrhizobium elkanii USDA 76, one region includes:
- a CDS encoding tetratricopeptide repeat protein yields the protein MRSRSICIDAAAGGVRFPQLLALALLLGPVFAGPARASDVEDCGGPPTDKAEAACSGIINDTARSTEDRTKAFTGRSRFNIARGKIDQALSDADAAVQLNGQFVPALIARGYVQQRKGSPDQARADFDRAIELEPKNPFGFLARGNLRADQHAWSDAISDYGQAITLRPDLPAAHVGRARAHVESGQPDAALADANTAIAVNASTPNAFYWRGQAYRRKGDMDRAIEDFSRAIAQAPQAERNAYFARAQLYSAKGDYARAIADFDRLLTVLPDNKEIQQQRQQAVAMQAELAKAAGGAAPPQAAPPPGAMAGRPAAPAAGNQQVEQAKQFVAQGNNAGAVANLTQVLGGDPRNEAALRLRALAYSRLGRLADARNDLNALLKLKPDDPQLLASRALNAAGMRQFDEAMADAGRAITLDQNNSLAYLARGLVKAGTGKVQDALADYDHSISLNPKETLAFTERGLAHIGLNQLDKALLDFDQALALVPTNLVAKSWRGLALMLKGRADEGLVDIDAVLERSPNNPTAQLGRGLAMLTSSQYDRAIAAFDQIITRAPNDAFPHVLRARAYLGLKKPDNAMKDLNFILSARPDYQPALTLRGITWSALRNYDKAVEDLDRAIAQKETVEGLFARAKAQEALNHADKATEDFRKATQLTPASVFDVLAQAESKRKVQELSKRVPCGNGQSGTCL from the coding sequence ATGCGTTCACGCTCGATCTGCATTGATGCCGCCGCCGGCGGCGTTCGTTTCCCACAGCTGCTGGCGCTTGCGTTGCTGCTTGGGCCTGTGTTCGCCGGCCCGGCCCGCGCGAGCGATGTCGAGGATTGCGGCGGGCCGCCGACGGACAAGGCCGAGGCGGCGTGCTCGGGCATCATCAACGATACCGCACGCTCCACGGAGGATCGCACCAAGGCCTTCACCGGCCGCTCGCGATTTAACATCGCGCGCGGCAAGATCGATCAGGCCCTCAGCGATGCCGATGCGGCGGTGCAGCTGAATGGACAATTCGTGCCGGCGCTGATCGCGCGCGGCTATGTCCAGCAACGCAAGGGCAGCCCGGATCAGGCCCGCGCCGATTTCGATCGCGCGATCGAGCTCGAGCCGAAGAACCCGTTCGGCTTCCTGGCGCGCGGCAATCTTCGCGCCGACCAGCACGCCTGGAGCGATGCGATCTCGGATTACGGTCAGGCGATCACGTTGCGGCCGGATCTCCCCGCTGCCCATGTCGGGCGCGCGCGGGCTCATGTCGAATCCGGACAGCCAGATGCGGCGCTGGCCGACGCCAACACCGCGATTGCCGTCAACGCGAGCACGCCGAATGCGTTCTACTGGCGCGGTCAGGCCTATCGCCGCAAGGGCGACATGGATCGCGCGATCGAAGATTTCTCGCGCGCGATCGCGCAGGCGCCGCAGGCCGAGCGCAACGCCTATTTCGCCCGTGCCCAGCTCTACAGCGCCAAGGGCGACTATGCCCGCGCGATTGCCGACTTCGACCGGCTGTTGACGGTTCTTCCCGACAACAAGGAAATCCAGCAGCAGCGCCAGCAGGCGGTCGCGATGCAGGCCGAACTCGCCAAGGCAGCAGGCGGCGCCGCGCCGCCACAGGCCGCACCGCCGCCAGGTGCAATGGCGGGGCGGCCAGCCGCGCCGGCGGCGGGTAACCAGCAGGTCGAGCAGGCCAAGCAGTTCGTCGCACAGGGTAACAACGCGGGCGCCGTTGCCAATCTCACCCAGGTGCTGGGCGGCGACCCCCGCAACGAGGCTGCGCTGCGCCTGCGTGCACTGGCCTATTCAAGGCTCGGCCGGTTGGCGGACGCGCGCAACGATCTCAATGCCCTGCTCAAGCTCAAGCCGGACGATCCGCAGCTGTTGGCGTCCCGCGCGCTCAATGCCGCCGGCATGCGGCAGTTCGATGAGGCCATGGCTGATGCCGGCCGTGCCATCACGCTCGATCAGAACAATTCGTTGGCCTATCTGGCGCGCGGCCTCGTCAAGGCCGGCACCGGCAAGGTGCAGGACGCACTCGCCGACTACGATCATTCGATCTCGCTGAATCCCAAGGAGACGCTCGCCTTCACCGAGCGCGGGCTCGCCCATATCGGTCTCAACCAGCTCGACAAGGCGCTGCTGGATTTCGATCAGGCCCTGGCGCTGGTGCCGACCAATCTGGTCGCCAAATCGTGGCGCGGCCTCGCGCTGATGCTCAAGGGCCGTGCCGATGAGGGGCTGGTCGATATCGACGCTGTGCTGGAGCGAAGCCCGAACAATCCGACGGCCCAACTCGGCCGCGGGCTCGCGATGCTGACCTCGTCACAGTACGACCGCGCCATCGCTGCCTTCGACCAGATCATCACGCGGGCGCCCAACGATGCCTTCCCGCATGTGCTGCGCGCCCGGGCCTATCTCGGGCTGAAGAAGCCGGATAACGCGATGAAGGATCTCAACTTCATCCTCTCTGCGCGGCCCGATTATCAGCCGGCGCTGACATTGCGCGGCATCACCTGGTCGGCGTTGCGCAACTACGACAAGGCGGTCGAGGATCTCGACCGGGCGATTGCGCAGAAGGAGACGGTGGAGGGCCTGTTCGCCCGCGCCAAGGCGCAGGAGGCGCTCAACCATGCCGACAAGGCGACCGAGGACTTCCGCAAGGCAACGCAGCTCACGCCGGCAAGCGTGTTCGACGTGCTGGCGCAGGCCGAGTCGAAGCGCAAGGTTCAGGAGCTGTCGAAGCGGGTGCCGTGCGGCAACGGCCAGAGCGGCACCTGCCTGTGA
- a CDS encoding cold-shock protein, translating into MPKGTVKWFNPTKGYGFIQPATGGKDIFVHISAVQKAGLQTLNEGQSVEYEEIANRGKTSAENLKV; encoded by the coding sequence ATGCCCAAAGGTACAGTGAAGTGGTTCAACCCGACGAAGGGCTATGGATTCATCCAGCCCGCAACGGGCGGCAAGGACATTTTCGTGCATATTTCAGCAGTTCAGAAGGCTGGTCTTCAGACCCTGAACGAAGGCCAATCCGTCGAGTACGAAGAGATCGCTAATCGCGGCAAGACGTCAGCCGAGAATCTCAAGGTCTAG
- a CDS encoding c-type cytochrome, translating to MTSKLLPSLATIAALSIGAAVAAPVNYTVPEETAAFKPGPNLEVVQNNCTACHSADYIKTQPQGEKFKKDFWQAEVTKMIKVYGAPIDEADVGKIVEYLSATY from the coding sequence ATGACCAGCAAGCTGCTTCCATCCCTCGCCACGATCGCCGCGCTGTCGATCGGCGCCGCCGTCGCCGCGCCCGTGAACTACACGGTCCCCGAGGAGACCGCGGCCTTCAAGCCGGGCCCCAACCTCGAGGTGGTGCAAAACAACTGCACCGCCTGCCACTCGGCCGACTACATCAAGACCCAGCCGCAGGGCGAGAAGTTCAAGAAGGATTTCTGGCAGGCCGAGGTGACCAAGATGATCAAGGTCTACGGTGCGCCGATCGACGAAGCCGACGTCGGCAAGATCGTCGAATACCTCTCCGCGACCTATTGA